Proteins co-encoded in one Nodularia sp. LEGE 06071 genomic window:
- a CDS encoding HAD-IIB family hydrolase, with the protein MSNSPGLYILLVSVHGLIRGKNLELGRDADTGGQIKYALELAQALAANPQVERVDLVTRLVNDPKVSSDYAQPVEVLSDKAQIIRLNCGPRRYLRKEVLWPHLDNFADELLKHLRQVGKLPHVIHSHYADAGYVGCRVAGWLGVPLVHTGHSLGRVKQQRLLEHGTKKETIESTYHISTRIEAEETTLASAALVIASTNQEVTQQYGIYDHYQPNRMVVIPPGVALKEFYPVPENWQEPPIYQDLKRFLNNPEKPMIMALSRPAIRKNVATLVKAYGEDPELRNLANLVLILGNRDDITTMESGPRQVLTEIFQLIDRYDLYGYVAYPKHHRSDEVAELYRLLAKTRGVFINPALTEPFGLTLIEATACGVPIIATSDGGPRDILEACENGMLIDPLDIKQIQDGLRTALTNREQWETWSKNGLDRVRENFSWQSHVERYLEQVQQLPQRRVQSLLSPLPKALATDLPDWNIPDQNRLPTADRFLVCEIDNTLLGDQEALHKLIERLHNEGHSTGVGIATGRNLESSLQMLEEWHFPRPDLLIVSAGSEIYYGPQVVPDTNWQRHIGYHWNANAVRQAMEELPGVGLQPPEAQGKFKLSYFIDETKSLSFKEIMRHLRRRRLHVKGIYSHNMYLDLLPIRASKGDAIRYCALKWGLPIKRFLVAGASGNDESMLSGNTLAVIVGNYSAELEKLRGYPQIYFAEGHYAWGILEALDSYDFFGTLSQAEPEMTAV; encoded by the coding sequence ATGTCAAATAGCCCAGGGTTGTATATTCTGCTAGTCAGCGTTCACGGCTTAATTCGTGGTAAAAATTTAGAACTAGGACGAGATGCTGACACGGGTGGACAAATTAAATATGCTCTAGAACTCGCTCAAGCTTTAGCAGCAAACCCACAAGTAGAACGAGTAGACCTGGTAACCCGTTTAGTCAATGATCCCAAAGTTAGTTCCGATTATGCTCAACCTGTAGAAGTTCTCAGTGACAAAGCCCAAATTATTCGTTTGAACTGCGGGCCACGTCGCTATCTCCGCAAAGAAGTTCTCTGGCCGCATTTAGATAATTTTGCCGATGAATTACTCAAGCACTTGCGCCAAGTGGGAAAATTACCCCATGTGATTCATAGCCATTACGCCGATGCGGGATATGTGGGTTGTCGAGTTGCAGGTTGGTTAGGTGTACCACTTGTGCATACTGGTCACTCCCTCGGACGGGTTAAACAACAAAGACTTTTAGAGCATGGTACTAAAAAAGAAACCATTGAAAGCACTTATCACATTAGTACACGCATTGAAGCCGAGGAAACGACCTTGGCGAGTGCTGCATTAGTCATCGCTAGTACCAATCAAGAGGTGACACAGCAGTACGGTATTTACGACCACTATCAACCAAATAGAATGGTTGTAATTCCGCCTGGGGTAGCACTGAAAGAATTTTACCCGGTTCCGGAAAATTGGCAGGAACCACCTATTTATCAGGATTTAAAACGATTTCTGAATAATCCGGAAAAGCCCATGATTATGGCGCTTTCTCGTCCAGCTATTCGCAAAAATGTTGCGACTCTGGTCAAAGCCTATGGTGAAGATCCAGAATTGCGTAATTTAGCAAATTTAGTCCTGATTTTAGGAAATCGAGATGACATCACCACGATGGAATCAGGGCCACGCCAGGTACTGACCGAAATTTTTCAGTTAATCGATCGCTACGACCTTTACGGATACGTCGCCTATCCCAAACACCACCGTTCTGATGAAGTCGCTGAACTCTATCGATTGTTGGCGAAAACACGGGGAGTTTTTATCAATCCGGCATTAACTGAGCCTTTTGGTCTCACCTTAATTGAAGCTACAGCCTGCGGTGTGCCAATTATCGCTACCTCAGATGGTGGACCGCGAGATATCCTGGAAGCTTGCGAAAATGGGATGTTAATTGACCCTCTTGATATTAAACAGATTCAGGATGGTCTGCGAACAGCACTCACAAATCGGGAACAATGGGAAACTTGGTCTAAAAATGGATTAGATCGAGTTCGAGAAAATTTTTCTTGGCAAAGTCACGTAGAACGTTATCTCGAACAAGTGCAGCAGTTACCGCAACGACGAGTCCAATCGCTGCTGAGTCCTTTACCAAAAGCTTTAGCAACTGACCTTCCTGATTGGAACATTCCCGATCAAAACCGCTTACCAACCGCAGATCGTTTTCTCGTTTGTGAAATCGATAACACCTTATTAGGTGACCAGGAAGCTTTACACAAACTCATTGAACGACTGCATAACGAAGGTCACTCCACTGGAGTGGGAATTGCTACCGGGCGCAACTTGGAAAGTTCCTTACAAATGTTAGAAGAATGGCATTTTCCCAGACCAGACTTGCTGATTGTCTCCGCAGGTAGTGAAATCTATTATGGGCCGCAGGTAGTCCCAGATACGAACTGGCAAAGACACATTGGCTACCATTGGAACGCTAACGCTGTTCGTCAAGCAATGGAAGAACTACCCGGAGTCGGGCTGCAACCTCCGGAAGCTCAAGGTAAGTTTAAACTCAGCTACTTTATTGATGAAACCAAATCCTTAAGCTTCAAGGAAATTATGCGTCATCTGCGACGGCGTAGGCTCCATGTCAAAGGAATTTACAGCCATAATATGTATCTTGATTTGTTACCCATCCGGGCTTCTAAAGGTGATGCTATTCGTTATTGTGCCTTGAAGTGGGGATTACCTATTAAACGATTCTTAGTCGCAGGTGCATCTGGTAATGATGAATCAATGCTGTCTGGGAATACCCTAGCTGTGATTGTGGGTAACTACAGCGCCGAACTGGAAAAGTTGCGTGGCTATCCCCAAATTTACTTTGCCGAAGGACATTATGCTTGGGGAATCTTGGAAGCACTAGATAGCTATGACTTTTTTGGTACTCTGTCTCAGGCAGAACCGGAAATGACAGCAGTTTGA
- a CDS encoding aspartate kinase, with protein MALIVQKYGGTSVGSVERIQAVAQRVYKTVKAGNSVVVVVSAMGKTTDGLVKIANEISRNPNRREMDMLLSTGEQVTIALVSMALQEIGQPAISMTGAQVGIVTEAEHTRARILHIETQRLSDHIAQGKVVVVAGFQGISSLRDMEITTLGRGGSDTSAVAIAAAIGANFCEIYTDVPGILTTDPRLVAEAQLMDEITCNEMLELASLGAKVLHPRAVEIARNYGVPLVVKSSWSDDPGTWVISPKPQGRSLVNLEIARPVDHVEFDTDQAKVALLRVPDKPGVAARLFGEISRQNVDVDLIIQSIHEGNSNDIAFTVTAPILKRAEAVAAAIAPALRNQSHPNSDEAEVMVEQNIAKVSIAGAGMIGRPGVAAKMFATLAEAQVNIQMISTSEVKVSCVVDATECDRAVAALRQAFEIEENNGIKEQEKISDSPLPTPPPVRGVALDMNQARLAIRQVPDRPGMAAKLFGLLAQHNVSVDMIIQSQRCRIVEGVPKRDIAFTVSRIDGENTQKMLTQVASELGWGEVVLDNAIAKVSIVGAGMVGQPGIAAKMFEALAQNQINIQMIATSEIKISCVVAQEEGVKALQVIHAAFGLAGSEKFVIPA; from the coding sequence ATGGCGCTGATAGTTCAAAAATACGGTGGTACATCTGTTGGTTCGGTAGAACGTATTCAAGCTGTTGCACAGCGTGTTTACAAGACTGTGAAGGCGGGAAACTCTGTAGTCGTAGTGGTTTCGGCGATGGGGAAAACCACTGATGGACTGGTGAAAATAGCCAACGAAATTTCTCGCAATCCCAACCGCCGGGAAATGGATATGCTGCTTTCTACTGGTGAGCAAGTGACGATTGCTTTAGTCAGTATGGCATTGCAAGAAATCGGACAGCCAGCTATTTCGATGACTGGCGCTCAAGTGGGAATTGTTACCGAAGCTGAACACACCCGCGCCCGGATTTTGCATATTGAAACCCAACGGCTGAGTGATCATATTGCTCAAGGTAAAGTGGTTGTAGTAGCTGGATTTCAGGGGATATCTAGCCTGAGAGATATGGAAATTACGACTTTGGGTCGTGGGGGTTCTGACACTTCCGCCGTAGCGATCGCAGCGGCAATAGGAGCGAATTTTTGTGAGATTTATACGGATGTTCCCGGTATTTTAACTACAGATCCCCGCTTGGTGGCTGAAGCCCAGTTAATGGACGAAATTACCTGCAATGAAATGCTGGAACTCGCCAGCTTGGGGGCAAAAGTTTTACATCCGCGTGCTGTGGAAATTGCCCGGAACTATGGTGTTCCTCTGGTGGTGAAATCTAGTTGGTCTGATGATCCTGGGACTTGGGTGATATCGCCGAAACCTCAAGGGCGATCGCTTGTCAACTTAGAAATTGCTCGTCCTGTAGATCATGTCGAATTTGACACCGACCAAGCAAAAGTCGCATTGTTGCGCGTACCGGATAAACCAGGGGTAGCGGCGCGGTTATTTGGGGAAATCTCTCGGCAAAATGTCGATGTAGATTTAATTATTCAGTCTATACATGAAGGTAATAGTAATGACATTGCTTTTACTGTCACAGCACCAATATTAAAACGCGCTGAAGCCGTAGCAGCAGCCATCGCCCCAGCATTGAGAAATCAATCTCACCCCAACTCTGACGAAGCGGAAGTGATGGTAGAACAAAATATTGCCAAAGTCAGCATTGCTGGTGCAGGAATGATTGGCCGTCCTGGGGTAGCGGCTAAAATGTTCGCCACCTTAGCTGAAGCGCAAGTGAACATCCAAATGATTTCCACCAGTGAAGTCAAAGTTAGTTGTGTCGTCGATGCAACAGAATGCGATCGCGCTGTGGCTGCACTTCGTCAGGCTTTTGAAATTGAAGAAAACAACGGGATAAAGGAACAAGAAAAAATTTCCGATTCCCCACTCCCCACTCCCCCTCCTGTACGTGGTGTCGCCTTAGATATGAACCAAGCACGTCTAGCAATTCGTCAAGTACCCGATCGGCCGGGGATGGCGGCGAAATTGTTTGGACTATTAGCACAGCACAATGTCAGTGTTGACATGATTATTCAATCACAGCGCTGTCGCATCGTGGAAGGTGTTCCCAAACGAGATATTGCTTTTACAGTTTCGCGGATAGATGGGGAAAATACACAAAAAATGCTGACTCAAGTCGCGTCCGAATTAGGCTGGGGTGAAGTTGTCTTAGATAATGCGATCGCTAAGGTGAGTATTGTCGGTGCTGGGATGGTCGGACAACCAGGTATTGCGGCTAAAATGTTTGAGGCTTTAGCCCAAAACCAAATCAATATTCAAATGATTGCTACCTCGGAAATCAAAATTAGCTGTGTCGTAGCACAAGAAGAAGGTGTGAAAGCTTTGCAAGTAATTCACGCCGCCTTTGGGTTAGCAGGTAGCGAAAAATTTGTCATCCCAGCTTAA
- the nusB gene encoding transcription antitermination factor NusB has translation MQERKPQQIARELALLSLSQLPINPKKLTEEHLPKLVLATVRTLRSEVQDTLDNATGELQRSNERLLTSQTRASDLNTARNLLKEAIDYTQTAINQLGAAVEFPELIQLANQDKEVGRYAIELVKVISEHRVMIDEEISSALVDWQVTRLAQIDRDILRIAVGEMRFFNLPDRVAINEAVELAKRYSGDEGHRFINGVLRRVTEQKAAV, from the coding sequence ATGCAAGAACGAAAACCCCAACAAATTGCTCGTGAATTGGCACTATTAAGTCTCAGCCAGTTGCCAATTAACCCCAAAAAATTGACAGAAGAGCATCTACCAAAACTAGTGCTAGCCACAGTCCGCACCCTGAGATCAGAAGTGCAAGATACTCTAGATAACGCCACAGGAGAACTGCAACGCAGTAACGAGCGCCTCTTAACTAGCCAAACTCGCGCCTCTGACCTGAATACTGCCAGAAACCTCCTCAAGGAGGCCATTGACTACACCCAAACTGCCATCAATCAACTCGGAGCCGCAGTTGAGTTCCCCGAATTGATTCAACTAGCAAATCAAGACAAAGAAGTGGGCAGATATGCGATCGAATTGGTCAAGGTAATCAGCGAACACCGAGTCATGATCGATGAGGAAATTTCCTCTGCTTTAGTGGATTGGCAAGTGACTCGCCTAGCCCAAATAGACCGAGATATTTTGCGAATCGCTGTGGGAGAAATGAGGTTTTTCAATCTCCCAGACAGAGTGGCGATCAACGAAGCTGTGGAACTAGCCAAACGCTACAGTGGAGATGAAGGACATCGGTTTATTAATGGGGTTCTGCGCCGAGTCACAGAACAAAAAGCAGCCGTGTAG
- a CDS encoding SpoIIE family protein phosphatase produces the protein MSQLPSQPTDSNSSAATDVTPVVALKELVARLHREQNKIQDLLSSLGFALRSFNNLNQFLELIPLMATRVTDADGSALFLHKPNGQIRLEQLHWQDSRQRKNIRKALETASSQITLLSKTSPLATATGILDDQMHRHLGPDVQIFGTAILVKHTERGWLYVLSRDPEYSWTETRQKLVRLVADQTAVAIENDELAVELRKKERLDQELEIGAEIQRRLLPRQCPYIPGATLAARCKPANRVGGDYYDFIPTNSNQVQLNGKTAQENGRWGLVIGDVMGKGVPAGLIMTMMRGMLRGEVLHGNSPCIILQNLNRVMYADLENSHRFVTLFYSEYNPFNRVLSYSNAAHNPPLWWHAATKTITRLDTLGMLIGLDHNSQYEDAQAQLEPGDTVIYYTDGLTDAAAASGDRFDEENFVAAFNAACRYYTSPQEIVDYLFDQVLQFIGAEKQNTDDMTLVVLKIE, from the coding sequence GTGTCTCAACTGCCCTCTCAACCCACTGATAGTAATAGTAGTGCTGCGACGGATGTCACGCCAGTGGTGGCACTCAAAGAACTCGTGGCCCGGCTGCACCGAGAACAGAATAAAATCCAAGATTTACTCAGTTCTTTAGGATTTGCCCTGAGAAGCTTCAATAATTTGAACCAGTTTTTGGAGCTGATCCCGTTAATGGCCACCAGAGTCACAGATGCTGATGGTAGTGCTTTGTTCCTGCATAAACCTAACGGTCAAATTAGGTTAGAGCAGCTACACTGGCAGGATAGCCGCCAGCGGAAGAACATCCGCAAAGCCTTAGAAACGGCTAGTAGTCAAATCACACTTCTGTCTAAGACATCTCCTTTAGCAACAGCTACGGGGATTTTGGATGACCAAATGCATCGCCACTTGGGGCCAGATGTGCAAATCTTTGGCACAGCGATTTTGGTGAAGCATACAGAACGGGGGTGGCTTTACGTCCTCAGCCGTGACCCGGAATATAGCTGGACGGAAACCAGACAAAAGTTAGTCAGACTGGTAGCAGACCAAACGGCTGTAGCTATTGAAAACGACGAACTAGCAGTAGAACTGAGAAAAAAAGAACGCCTAGATCAAGAACTAGAAATTGGCGCAGAAATTCAACGGCGACTCTTACCGCGTCAATGTCCGTATATTCCTGGTGCAACTCTAGCTGCACGTTGTAAACCGGCTAATCGTGTCGGTGGAGATTACTACGATTTTATCCCCACCAATAGCAATCAGGTGCAGCTAAATGGCAAAACTGCTCAGGAAAATGGGCGCTGGGGTTTGGTAATTGGCGATGTTATGGGTAAAGGTGTCCCAGCCGGACTAATTATGACGATGATGCGGGGAATGCTGCGCGGAGAGGTGTTACATGGTAATTCCCCATGTATAATTCTGCAAAATTTGAATCGCGTTATGTATGCGGATTTAGAAAATTCCCACCGTTTTGTGACGCTGTTTTACTCAGAATATAATCCCTTTAATCGAGTTTTATCTTATAGTAATGCGGCACACAATCCTCCTTTATGGTGGCACGCCGCCACGAAAACTATTACTCGCTTGGATACGTTGGGAATGCTGATTGGGTTAGATCACAATAGCCAATATGAAGATGCCCAGGCACAGTTAGAACCTGGGGACACAGTAATTTATTATACAGATGGTTTGACTGATGCGGCGGCTGCTAGTGGCGATCGCTTCGACGAAGAAAATTTCGTTGCTGCCTTTAATGCCGCTTGCAGGTATTACACTAGCCCACAGGAAATTGTGGATTATCTATTTGACCAAGTTTTGCAATTTATCGGTGCTGAAAAGCAAAACACCGATGATATGACATTAGTTGTCCTCAAAATTGAATAA
- the ftsY gene encoding signal recognition particle-docking protein FtsY, which produces MVFNWFRRKYNDSSDTPSEQKQEETPPVPEAEAEPDVTSTPDATADLLAFAKSAYKNIQQKQQTPEVETATAAVDVEALPETSATVENATAAVDVETLPETSATVETATAAVDVETPPETPEVETAVEAVDVEAPLETPEVETATAEIETAPPTAPPEAVAAIEESSTTGTEAETTLEPIAPSNLSFLERAAAERQAKQERLIASAIEVPTPEVLPAVATTTETAEDIDGLAFDEGFVWSAEVLAAQGRRPEDVSIEEITWLKKLRQGLGKTRRNILNQLKAIVGQGPLNQAAVAEIEAALLQADVGVEATDYIISALQKKLLAEVTPPEEAIAYLKQILREMLDAPLQKAQTSSFTPEKETLNIWLITGVNGAGKTTTIGKISHLAQKSGYKCLIGAADTFRAAAVEQVKVWGKRSGVDVIANPGKNTDPAAVVFDAIAAAQARETELLLVDTAGRLQNKKNLMDELAKIRRIIDKKAPNAKIESLLVLDATLGQNGLRQAEVFAQAAQLSGVVLTKLDGTAKGGVALAVVQQLGLPIRFIGAGEGIEDLRPFSSYEFVEALLSG; this is translated from the coding sequence ATGGTTTTTAATTGGTTCCGCCGTAAATATAACGATTCCTCTGATACCCCATCTGAACAAAAACAGGAAGAAACTCCTCCAGTTCCAGAAGCAGAAGCAGAGCCAGATGTAACTTCTACACCAGATGCAACGGCAGATTTATTGGCCTTTGCTAAATCTGCCTATAAGAATATTCAGCAAAAACAACAAACTCCAGAAGTAGAAACTGCAACTGCGGCAGTGGATGTGGAAGCACTACCAGAAACATCTGCAACGGTAGAAAATGCAACTGCGGCAGTGGATGTGGAAACACTACCAGAAACATCTGCAACGGTAGAAACTGCAACTGCGGCAGTGGATGTGGAAACACCACCAGAAACTCCAGAAGTAGAAACGGCTGTTGAGGCAGTGGATGTGGAAGCACCACTAGAAACGCCAGAAGTAGAAACGGCAACGGCGGAGATTGAAACCGCGCCACCGACAGCACCACCAGAGGCAGTAGCCGCAATTGAGGAGTCATCGACTACAGGCACTGAAGCAGAAACTACACTAGAACCAATAGCACCGAGTAATTTATCCTTTTTAGAACGGGCGGCGGCAGAACGGCAAGCCAAACAAGAACGGCTGATAGCCAGCGCTATTGAAGTACCGACACCGGAAGTATTACCAGCAGTAGCCACCACAACAGAAACAGCCGAAGATATTGACGGATTAGCTTTTGATGAAGGTTTTGTCTGGTCAGCAGAAGTATTAGCCGCTCAAGGTAGACGACCAGAAGATGTTTCTATTGAAGAAATTACTTGGCTGAAAAAGCTCCGCCAAGGGTTAGGCAAAACCCGTCGTAATATCCTCAATCAACTGAAGGCAATTGTGGGGCAGGGGCCACTGAATCAAGCGGCTGTGGCAGAAATAGAAGCCGCACTGCTACAAGCTGATGTGGGTGTAGAAGCCACAGATTACATTATTAGTGCGCTACAGAAAAAACTCTTAGCAGAAGTCACTCCACCGGAGGAGGCGATCGCCTATCTCAAACAAATCTTGCGGGAAATGTTAGATGCGCCATTGCAAAAAGCCCAAACTTCTAGCTTTACCCCAGAAAAAGAAACCTTAAATATTTGGTTAATTACAGGGGTCAATGGTGCGGGTAAAACCACTACTATCGGCAAAATCTCCCACCTCGCCCAAAAATCCGGTTATAAATGCTTAATTGGGGCAGCAGATACCTTCCGGGCTGCGGCTGTGGAACAGGTGAAGGTTTGGGGTAAAAGAAGCGGTGTAGATGTCATTGCCAATCCGGGGAAGAATACAGACCCCGCCGCCGTGGTATTTGATGCGATCGCAGCTGCCCAAGCACGAGAAACTGAATTACTCTTAGTAGATACAGCCGGGCGACTGCAAAATAAGAAAAACTTAATGGACGAACTCGCCAAAATCCGGCGGATTATTGACAAAAAAGCCCCTAATGCCAAAATAGAATCCCTATTGGTTTTAGATGCCACTCTAGGGCAAAATGGATTGCGCCAAGCTGAAGTTTTCGCCCAAGCCGCCCAACTCAGTGGCGTAGTCTTAACCAAACTAGATGGTACAGCCAAGGGAGGTGTGGCCTTAGCCGTTGTACAGCAGCTAGGTTTGCCCATTCGCTTTATTGGAGCTGGTGAAGGCATAGAAGATTTGCGACCTTTTTCTAGCTACGAGTTTGTCGAAGCTCTATTGAGTGGCTAA
- a CDS encoding DUF502 domain-containing protein, with translation MNTNHKSSSSLKQENRDLGINHLKQDLKNDLIAGLLVVIPLATTIWLTITIANWVINFLTKIPKQLNPFDGLQPIVVNILNLAVGLAVPLLSILLIGLMARNIAGRWLLDFGERLLQAIPLAGQVYKTLKQLLATLLKDSNDKFRRVILVEYPRRGIWAIGFVTGTMSSDIQAHMPRPMLSVFIPSTPNPTTGWYAIVPEDEVVNLSMPIEDAFKVLVSGGIVSQNNPLPALVMSQERNLEIPTLETKLPIIPGEET, from the coding sequence ATGAATACCAATCACAAAAGTTCCAGTAGCCTAAAACAGGAGAATAGGGACTTGGGAATTAATCACCTAAAACAGGATTTAAAGAATGACTTGATTGCTGGGTTGTTGGTAGTAATTCCTTTAGCAACAACTATTTGGCTCACCATTACTATCGCTAATTGGGTAATCAACTTTCTCACCAAAATTCCCAAACAACTGAATCCCTTTGACGGTCTCCAACCTATAGTAGTAAATATACTGAATCTAGCTGTGGGACTTGCTGTTCCTCTGTTAAGCATTCTTTTAATAGGGTTGATGGCTCGCAATATTGCGGGGCGTTGGTTATTGGATTTTGGTGAGCGACTATTGCAAGCAATTCCCTTAGCTGGACAGGTATACAAAACCCTGAAACAGCTTTTAGCTACCCTACTCAAAGATTCCAACGACAAATTTCGCCGGGTGATTTTAGTAGAGTATCCCAGAAGAGGAATATGGGCGATCGGCTTCGTGACAGGGACTATGAGTAGCGATATTCAAGCTCATATGCCCCGTCCCATGCTCAGTGTTTTCATTCCCAGTACTCCAAATCCCACCACAGGATGGTATGCGATCGTTCCAGAGGACGAGGTAGTCAACCTATCTATGCCCATAGAAGACGCATTTAAAGTTTTAGTTTCCGGCGGTATCGTCTCTCAGAATAACCCTCTACCTGCCCTAGTTATGTCCCAAGAGCGAAATCTAGAAATACCAACCTTAGAAACCAAGCTGCCAATTATCCCCGGCGAGGAAACTTAA
- a CDS encoding serine/threonine-protein kinase, translated as MNGQILDARYQILSVLNVEEVVQTYLVEDAILPGSQLVVKQLHPGSDNLQDLTIRRELFTDEAKKLQQLGESHEQIQKLVNYFEDNAEFYLVQEYIIGNNLTAELFRGTPLQEEQVITVLSEVLEILVFVHSRGIIHQDIKPANIIRRESDKKLVLVDFGAVQEVVTTIVGNLEYVPVEQLRGDPQYNSDIYALGIVAIAALIGLPANEISRLQNQKSLLTGEIIWRTKNIKISKQLTKIIDKMVRFDYRHRYQSVTEVLKDIQQVKSHQYTPQKQPQLKFWLILAGIATFFGIVTTTWLFQSTRNVNDVNFQQLYQEGLKKYQAGNYEAAIEDFTQVIALDSENALAYNKRGNAYYQLGDYQQAKIDTSKAIELNPQNAGAYYDRGFAFYELGKYKEAISDYTKAIELNPRNAYAYHGRGLALVQMQENKEASEDFSTAIRLQPDYIEAYLQRGILRRRLKIYHTAIQDFDAIININAADARPYYQKGLIHASNNQNYAAIREYTEAINRNANYTLAYLQRGDIKSELGYRLEAAEDYNTVLKLNPQWGAGYNHRGIHRFSFGDYKGAIEDHSQAISLNSQDAAAYNNRGNANSQLWHLKAANEDYTQAIAINPKYALAYYNRGVTRAKQKNRQGAIADFQQAIKLFRENGERNSLKDAQRELNLLLNR; from the coding sequence ATGAATGGTCAAATTTTAGATGCACGTTATCAAATTCTCAGCGTTCTGAATGTAGAAGAAGTAGTACAAACTTATTTAGTCGAAGATGCGATCCTTCCGGGTAGCCAATTGGTAGTCAAGCAGCTACATCCTGGTAGTGATAATCTCCAAGATTTAACAATTCGGCGAGAGTTATTTACAGATGAAGCAAAAAAGTTACAGCAGCTAGGAGAGTCACACGAACAAATCCAAAAATTAGTTAACTATTTTGAAGATAATGCAGAATTTTATCTTGTTCAAGAATACATTATTGGGAATAACTTAACCGCAGAACTTTTTCGGGGAACACCTCTGCAAGAAGAACAGGTAATTACTGTTTTATCAGAAGTATTAGAAATTTTGGTATTTGTTCATAGTCGGGGAATAATTCACCAGGACATTAAACCAGCAAATATCATTCGTCGAGAGTCAGATAAAAAGTTAGTTTTGGTTGACTTTGGTGCTGTTCAGGAAGTTGTTACGACTATTGTTGGTAACCTTGAATATGTGCCGGTGGAACAATTGCGGGGTGACCCCCAGTATAACAGTGATATATATGCTTTAGGAATAGTTGCGATCGCCGCACTTATCGGTTTACCAGCCAACGAAATATCTAGGTTACAAAATCAGAAAAGTCTCCTAACAGGAGAGATTATTTGGCGTACCAAAAATATAAAAATCAGTAAACAACTAACAAAAATTATCGATAAAATGGTGCGCTTTGATTACCGTCACCGCTACCAATCTGTAACTGAAGTTTTAAAAGATATACAACAGGTGAAAAGTCATCAATATACACCACAAAAACAGCCTCAGCTAAAATTTTGGTTAATCTTAGCCGGGATAGCCACTTTTTTTGGAATTGTCACAACAACATGGTTATTTCAATCAACAAGAAATGTAAATGATGTTAATTTTCAGCAGTTATACCAGGAGGGATTAAAAAAATATCAAGCAGGAAACTATGAAGCTGCAATTGAGGATTTTACTCAGGTCATTGCACTGGATTCAGAAAATGCTCTGGCTTACAATAAACGAGGTAATGCCTATTATCAATTAGGCGACTATCAGCAAGCCAAGATAGATACGAGTAAAGCAATTGAATTAAATCCTCAAAATGCCGGTGCTTATTATGATCGAGGATTTGCATTCTATGAATTAGGCAAATACAAAGAAGCAATTTCTGACTACACCAAAGCAATTGAATTAAATCCTCGTAATGCTTACGCTTATCATGGGCGGGGTCTAGCCCTGGTGCAGATGCAGGAAAATAAAGAGGCTAGTGAAGATTTTAGCACAGCAATCAGACTGCAACCTGATTATATTGAAGCCTATTTACAACGGGGTATTCTCCGCCGTCGCCTCAAAATTTACCACACAGCAATCCAGGATTTTGATGCTATTATTAATATTAATGCCGCTGATGCTAGACCTTATTATCAAAAAGGTTTAATTCACGCTAGCAATAATCAAAATTATGCGGCGATTAGGGAATATACTGAAGCAATTAATCGTAATGCCAATTACACATTAGCTTATCTCCAACGGGGGGATATAAAGAGTGAATTGGGGTATAGATTGGAAGCCGCCGAAGATTACAACACAGTTTTAAAACTAAATCCTCAATGGGGTGCAGGTTATAATCACCGAGGTATTCACCGCTTTTCCTTCGGAGATTACAAAGGCGCAATTGAAGACCATAGTCAAGCAATTTCACTCAATTCTCAGGATGCTGCGGCTTACAATAACCGTGGTAATGCTAATTCTCAACTGTGGCATCTCAAAGCTGCTAATGAAGATTACACTCAGGCGATCGCCATTAATCCTAAATATGCTTTAGCTTATTATAACAGGGGTGTAACTCGCGCGAAACAGAAAAATCGACAAGGTGCGATCGCGGATTTCCAACAAGCTATTAAACTCTTCCGAGAAAATGGGGAAAGAAATAGTCTTAAAGATGCACAAAGAGAACTTAATTTATTACTAAATAGGTGA